CGCCCGAGAGCTTGACGACGACCCGTCTCCACTTCGGCAGGTTCGCTGCGTTCGTCATGCCCGCGCCTCTTCGTCTCGCCAATCGGATCGATCGGAGGCCTTGATAGGCGAGCCGCGGCGGCCCGGCAAGGACGGAGGATCGCGATCCTTCGACCGCCCTACGCCCCCGCCCTCCCCGCGCAGGCGAGCGCAAAGGCCCATTCCAGCGCCACCTCCTCGAGCCGCTCGAACCGGCCGGAGGCGCCGGCATGGCCGGCCTCCATATTCGTGCGCAGCAGGACGGGGCCGCCGCCGGTCATGCGCTCACGCAGGCGCGCCACCCATTTCAGCGGCTCCCAATAGGTCACGCGCGGATCGGTGAGGCCGGCGAGCGCGAGAATCGCCGGATAGGCTTTCGCCGCCACATTGTCATAGGGCGAATAGGCGGCGAGCCGGTCATAGGCCGCGGCGTCGGCGATCGGATTGCCCCATTCCTCCCATTCGGGCGGGGTCAAGGGCAGATCGTCGCGCAGCATTGTGCTCAGCACGTCGACGAACGGCACGCCGGCGATGACCCCGGAGAACAGCTCCGGCGCCATATTGGCGATCGCCCCCATCAGCATGCCGCCGGCGCTCGCGCCTTGTGCGATGATCCCGCCCTCCTTCGCATAGCCTGCCGCGATCAGATGGCGCGCCGCGGCGATGAAGTCGGTGAAGGTGTTGGTCTTGTGCTCGAGCTTGCCGTTCTCGTACCAGCTCCAGCCCTTGTCGGTACCCCCGCGCGTATGGGCGAGCGCATAGACGAAGCCGCGATCGACCAACGACAGTGCATGGCTATCGAAGCTCGCCGACAAAGGATGCCCGTAGGCGCCGTAGCCATAGAGCAGCGTCGGCGCGCCGCCGCCGAGCGCGAGATCGGCGCGATGCAGCACGGTGACGGGAACCTCCACGCCGTCCGAAGCGCGCGCGAACAGGCGGCGCGTCACATAATTCTTCGGATCATGGCCCGAAGGGATCTCCTCGCGCTTCAGCAGCAGGCGCGCTCGCGCCCGCATGTCGTAATCATAGGTCTCCTCGGGCGTCGTCATCGAGGAATAGGTGAAGCGCAGAACCTCGGTGTCGAACTCGAGTCCCGTCTGCAGTCGCAGCGCATAGGCCTCCTCGGCGAAGGCGATGGCGTGCTCCTCGCCGCTCGCCAGCTCGCGGATCATGATGCGCGGCAGACCGTTCTCACGCTCGACCCAGGCGAGATGGCGCGCATAGACCGTGCCGACGACGATGAGACGCCCCGAAACATGCGGCACGACCATGCGCCAATCGGCGCGCGCGGCGCTCGTCAGCGGCGCGCGAAAAATCGCGAAATCCTCGGCGCCGTCGGCATTGGCGCGGATGTAGAGATCATCGCCATGCGGCTCGACGTCGTAACGCAGCTTCGGCTCGCGCGGAGCGACGAGCCGCGGCTTCGCATGCTTGTCGCGAATGTCGATCAGATGGCATTCGCTGGCGTCATGGCCGCGAATCGCGACAATGGCGAAGCGCCCGCAACGGCTGCGATCCAGAGACACGAACCAGGCCGGATCGCGCTCCTCGACGATCAGCGCGTCGCTCGCCGGATCGGCGCCGACATCGTGACGGAACACTTGCGCGGTACGGTGATTCTCATCGACGCGGACATAATAGAAGCTCGTCGAATCGGCGCTCCACACCATGGAGCCGTCGCTGTGCGTGACGACGTCCGGCCGGTCCTTCCCGTCCGCGATGGCGCGAGTGCGGATCGAATAATATTCCGAGCCCTTGTCGTCGACGCTCCAGGCGAGCTGCGCATG
The sequence above is a segment of the Methylosinus trichosporium OB3b genome. Coding sequences within it:
- a CDS encoding S9 family peptidase, which produces MAASAPETAFALSAATPPVAEKRPTRRVTHGRVLDDPYAWLAAESWREVLSDPATLPSDIADLVRAENAYCNAALAPLGALREKLQTELRGRIKEDDSEPPWPDGPHAYFERFREGGEHTLYCRAPRGGGEEHILFDGDEEAGEAHFFDIGEIDHSPDHAQLAWSVDDKGSEYYSIRTRAIADGKDRPDVVTHSDGSMVWSADSTSFYYVRVDENHRTAQVFRHDVGADPASDALIVEERDPAWFVSLDRSRCGRFAIVAIRGHDASECHLIDIRDKHAKPRLVAPREPKLRYDVEPHGDDLYIRANADGAEDFAIFRAPLTSAARADWRMVVPHVSGRLIVVGTVYARHLAWVERENGLPRIMIRELASGEEHAIAFAEEAYALRLQTGLEFDTEVLRFTYSSMTTPEETYDYDMRARARLLLKREEIPSGHDPKNYVTRRLFARASDGVEVPVTVLHRADLALGGGAPTLLYGYGAYGHPLSASFDSHALSLVDRGFVYALAHTRGGTDKGWSWYENGKLEHKTNTFTDFIAAARHLIAAGYAKEGGIIAQGASAGGMLMGAIANMAPELFSGVIAGVPFVDVLSTMLRDDLPLTPPEWEEWGNPIADAAAYDRLAAYSPYDNVAAKAYPAILALAGLTDPRVTYWEPLKWVARLRERMTGGGPVLLRTNMEAGHAGASGRFERLEEVALEWAFALACAGRAGA